In the Mytilus galloprovincialis chromosome 10, xbMytGall1.hap1.1, whole genome shotgun sequence genome, one interval contains:
- the LOC143048497 gene encoding uncharacterized protein LOC143048497, whose protein sequence is MASKELHHSNKSFSPSTDTSSPSPESFAFETKFIVLNFIGQNPHERHPGCVYSSTTSSAASDSNPFPFHSKNGHQSFPTSPRKLVKTHKLGHLDSSFHASEDNVNYKYKKEHKKLNEPSVEPFEGHLGDSQPTKSSSADKIHDKRHFKSVSLDHGLNQGRYFQESDSSPVTDVDKPFVSGSTPFLNYRRSRVESELSSEVGNLSYTSDADDEYESTTSSLFSSFTEPGGRGSRDQRLSIVKSESELETDVSTVAGDISTDGVGLEDDIFQEEQPMFRQEQYCIAQIGNEGKLSTHSNQAPENLQSPTENLPSSSERLGVTESESVSLGIGSSSGTIDRSADRSKLRLVIRDQQEWEEEQRTEIRQVLSTVQDEVNTQMLFLESEVDEAIRRHLITPGESPFIAPLSPHTEAALTLARIGDEIKDFYGDRLTTAVAGLCTEEQTVVSYENFRCVACSVIDQEVPGWRQVALLLVYGQSIAWRVAEFGYTEFGHLVNNTVRLISELYSDFITSQGGWGAVMQYDSSLSSSLSPHNSSSENTSPREEPDQTTEEIKLVIFGKDKVSVNQKISVQDKSSGDHMTFVPPPDESACDQIINENHHSHDEHKTVSLADILMTFSSSDHKENNQITGETSDRSADCHVTFKPPMDECAQFRITDDTENNNSLKPLVDKDNHTVSSPDVSQGNKSDHNINQSTCLPPKNDQCMSQHNGNCSSSDLPSSSNHYDASNISISDNDSHIYDASEREDSDSTVLFVQRNSSSNNNTSHQETVESQTQHGDIPPEQMIEYDETSDISLNGDHHAHYHYETQSSNESSDMFARFFSIRTLATLGVCAVGIIVTIATSRR, encoded by the exons ATGGCAAGCAAGGAACTACATCATTCCAACAAATCATTCAGTCCATCAACTGATACCTCCAGTCCTTCACCCGAAAGTTTTGCATTTGAAACCAAATTTATTGTCCTGAATTTTATTGGTCAGAATCCACACGAAAGGCATCCTGGCTGTGTTTATTCATCTACCACATCAAGTGCTGCATCAGACTCCAATCCATTTCCTTTTCATTCTAAGAATGGTCATCAGTCCTTTCCAACATCACCACGTAAACTAGTTAAAACACATAAACTAGGTCATTTAGATTCATCATTTCATGCCTCGGAGGACAATGTAAACTATAAATATAAGAAGGAACACAAGAAGTTAAATGAGCCATCCGTAGAACCATTTGAAGGACATTTAGGTGACAGCCAACCTACCAAATCATCATCTGCTGATAAAATTCATGATAAAAGACATTTTAAATCTGTCTCCCTTGATCATGGTCTTAACCAGGGCCGATATTTTCAGGAATCTGATAGCTCCCCAGTTACTGATGTTGATAAGCCATTTGTTTCTGGAAGTACTCCCTTCTTGAACTACAGACGATCTAGAGTAGAGAGCGAGTTGAGTAGTGAAGTAGGTAATCTAAGTTACACTAGTGATGCTGATGATGAGTATGAGTCTACTACATCCAGTTTATTTAGCAGTTTTACTGAGCCAGGTGGGCGTGGGAGCAGAGATCAAAGGTTGTCTATTGTGAAGAGTGAGAGTGAATTGGAAACAGATGTTAGCACAGTGGCTGGTGACATTTCTACTGATGGAGTTGGTCTGGAAGATGATATCTTTCAGGAAGAACAACCTATGTTTAGACAAGAACAATATTGCATAGCACAGATTGGAAATGAGGGAAAATTATCTACGCATTCCAATCAAGCACCAGAAAATTTACAGTCACCTACAGAAAATCTTCCATCAAGTAGTGAAAGGTTAGGAGTAACTGAATCAGAGAGTGTATCCTTAGGTATTGGTAGCAGTAGTGGTACCATAGATCGATCAGCTGATCGTAGCAAGTTACGTTTAGTTATCAGAGACCAGCAGGAATGGGAAGAAGAACAGAGAACAGAGATTCGTCAAGTCCTTTCCACTGTACAAGATGAAGTCAATACACAGATGCTATTTTTGGAATCAGAAGTAGATGAGG CTATCAGAAGACATTTAATTACCCCTGGAGAATCCCCTTTTATTGCCCCATTGTCTCCTCATACTGAAGCAGCCCTGACCTTAGCCAGAATTGGTGATGAGATTAAGGATTTCTATGGTGACCGTTTGACTACAGCAGTGGCAGGGCTGTGTACAGAAGAACAAACTGTTgtctcttatgaaaatttcagaTGTGTAGCTTGTTCTGTGATTGACCAAGAAGTTCCAGGCTGGAGACAA gtaGCTTTATTGTTGGTGTATGGACAAAGTATAGCCTGGAGAGTAGCAGAGTTTGGGTACACAGAGTTTGGACACCTGGTAAACAACACAGTCCGATTGATCTCAGAGTTATACTCAGACTTTATCACATCACAAGGAGGATGG GGAGCTGTAATGCAGTATGATTCCAGCCTGTCATCCTCTCTCAGTCCACATAATAGTTCTTCGGAAAACACTTCACCTCGGGAAGAGCCTGATCAAACGACAGAAGAGATTAAACTTGTTATTTTTGGAAAAGACAAAGTGTCTGTAAATCAAAAGATTTCTGTGCAGGATAAATCTTCTGGAGATCATATGACTTTTGTTCCGCCACCAGATGAGTCTGCATGTGatcaaatcattaatgaaaatcaTCATTCTCACGATGAGCACAAAACAGTATCATTGGCCGATATACTTATGACCTTTTCATCTTCTGATCataaagaaaataatcaaataacTGGTGAAACATCAGATAGATCAGCTGACTGTCATGTGACCTTTAAACCACCCATGGACGAGTGTGCTCAATTCAGAATCACTGATGATACAGAAAAcaataattcattaaaaccatTAGTAGACAAAGATAATCATACAGTTTCTAGTCCTGATGTAAGCCAAGGGAACAAATCAGACCACAATATTAATCAAAGTACTTGTTTACCTCCGAAAAATGATCAATGTATGTCTCAGCATAATGGCAATTGTTCTTCTAGTGATCTCCCGTCCAGCAGCAATCATTATGATGCCAGTAACATTAGTATTTCTGACAATGATTCTCATATTTATGATGCATCAGAAAGAGAAGACTCTGATAGTACTGTCTTATTTGTTCAAAGAAATAGTTCTTCTAACAATAACACATCTCACCAGGAGACTGTAGAAAGTCAAACTCAGCATGGGGATATACCTCCAGAACAGATGATAGAATATGATGAAACTTCAGACATATCACTCAATGGTGACCATCACGCACACTATCATTATGAGACACAGTCGAGTAATGAGAGTTCTGACATGTTTGCAAGATTTTTTAGCATCAGAACTCTTGCTACTTTAGGAGTGTGTGCTGTTGGTATCATTGTTACTATTGCTACTTCTAGAAGATAG